The Scatophagus argus isolate fScaArg1 chromosome 4, fScaArg1.pri, whole genome shotgun sequence DNA window TAGCTGCTAATACCGGCCTACAGTTTGAGTGATTTAAGTAACACAAACTTATTTTGAAACAGCCTCTGAAaaaactgtcactgtcactaGAGTACCAAGAATGACGCACCAATACATTTAGCACAAAGCTGATATGCTCTGAGGAATCTACCCTTGGTGAAGTGGTAAGACTGAACAGTACACTTGATCAGAGGGAAAAAGCAGTTATTTTTACAGCACAGGAAGTAAGGGAAATGAATCTctcaatagaaaaaaaaaacaaaaacaaatttgatCCCTAAataggaaacaaacaaaacctcatCCTCTTTGTGCTCCATCCAAACACCTGTGTTGTTTCTCCTCAACCCAAATTCACTTCTCTCAACCCCCTTTTCGCTTTTTTGATCTCTCAAATCACTATAGCCCTAAATAAAGTGAAAGGAGCAGTGCAGCTCCCCTCCTGAAATAAATgccaaagagaaaagagtgagagcACAGACCAAACCACTGGCGCTGCATGGTGACTGCGCTCCCTGACGCCTCCCTGCGGCCTCTCAGGTGGcgtcatcttcatcatcgtcCAGGTGATAGTTGAGGGTGATGACGGCGCTGATGAATTCTCCAAGCTCTACAAAGTCAGCTGTGATAATGTTGATGCCGCTTTCCCCAGGTCTCTGTGATCTGATCCACTGCATCATGCCCGGTAAGGCCCTGGGAGGAGGCacgaaaacaaagaaaaaagcaaagggggtgtgaggggtggggggttggggggtgggggttaaaGTCACTAAAGATACAGACAGGAATAGCACAGAGAGCGCTGTGATAAAAGATCTCTGTGACACAGCATGGGATGTCTGCAAGCCAGGCTCCAGCTGCGAGGATGATATTCTGAACACACTGGACGTGTACATGTGAGCCGTGCACCGGGGGAGGGTGTTACTACTGCAGATGCCTCGCCCAGCTTTCTGCATGGCAAAATTCTGCGAGTTGTCTCCTCCTCACATTGGCTTTCTTATTATGTCAAGACCTCGACTGGCGGTCTGTGCGGCAAAACGAACGGATGGAAATTTGAAGGATGCCTACATCAAAGTCACCAAACGCTTGGTGAGAATGGCTGACAGCGGCGTtatcaaatgaataattcatgcCAGGAAAATTGATGGTTTTGCTGCTGAGGCTTTttaaaaacgaaaaaaaaaaaacaactggtgACATTAAGAGGGAGTGAAATACAGACAAAGCTGAGGTAAATcggggagggggggaaaaacCATCCTAAACCAGAACTGAGAATGGGAGATATAGAAAGTGGGGGGGTGGGAGAAGAATAGAAGCGATGCCTTGGGTTTGTGGCAgctgttcaaaaataaaacttgaatgAGGTCAGTGTCAAACGCCTGGAGACACCTGTAAAAACCAACATGCCTCTGGATTTAGTTATAAAATGCCACAATGACTCACATgtgactgtttatgtgtttgGGTGCACAAGGCcattaatttttgttgtgagCTGCTATGGTAAGTCACATAATTACTGTGGCCTCGGGTGTCTGAGGTGTTGCTGTAATTTTGGTCTCACAGTGCCTGTGTATATGATGAATAACACTGTGTGCCACCATTGGTGCTAACCCTGCATCTACTCAATGTGGGAGTCAAACacttttcttattctttctgtctctctctgtcacgcCCAAACAAGCAGATGAACAGGCATACACACCTTTCTGTGATCGTCTCTCTCAGTCCACTGGCCACGCCCTTCATCACAGTGCTGGCCTTCGGTGTCAGAACCACTTGGGAGACAAAGAAAGTTCCCTTCCTCCTGCAGGAGACACATCATTCACAATTTGTTTTTGACGGATTTTTAGTAGATTTTATCTGTTTATGTAAGCAGCATATGACATCCACTACAGAGAGGTGCTGCATATAAATACACTTTGCTTTACTTGGAATTAATTAGTTTAAGCGTCTACAAAGGAACAAAAGTGCTTATTCTGTCAGAAAAAATATGGACACATGCAAATTTATGTCAGGTTTTGAGGAACATTTTCCCCATTACTGTCAGcttcatttaaatgtgtgtgtgaatgggtgtaTACATTAAAAATATAGTTGTACCTAATGTTATACAACTGTCACATAGCTCACATAGAATGCATTTTCCATCTTCTTTGTTGGCGATTTTGAACTGACTGAACTAAATTATCAGTCATTACATCCTAAGCTCTGAGCATATAACGAACATCATGACAATAACTCAAAATCACACTATGGTAGCATGTCATGATTGGACTTTTGGACATTTGcaatacaaataatacaaataaaatacaagtaatACATTGACACAGAGGCAATAAAAACACCAATTGCGCAGAAGACATGATTATGATCATGATCATATATTAAGGACATAGCATGCCCACAGTGGAATAAATACAGATGCTGACCTGCGGTCAGTAACTGATGCCTGGAGGAACTGAATCAGCTTTTCTGGATCAGTGGTGTTGGCCCAGGGAGAAGGCATCATCTGGCCTGGCCACAGGAAGGGCACCTCCAGAGCCATGGGGTGGTGGTAAAAGACAAGCACCTGGTACTCCTTCTCCCACAGATACTGCAGAGTCACCTGGGGATGGAGGGAAGAGGTGTGTTTTCAGGGAAGCAGAAGATTGCAAAGGGAGAAATGATGGAAGGTGACAAAGGGCAAAAACAGTTATGGATGTTGAATAGTAAATATAAAGGAGCCCCATCTGTGCTGACTTAGAGAGAACATTTTCAAAAGCGTTATGTTTATTTGAATGACAGCAAATAGAAATAAGTGGATATAATTTCATGATGTAATGATCATTAGGCAGCTTTGTTCAATACGCGATTCTGATTGAAATTGTCAGGTATTTTATCTCCAAAGGTAGACAGCTATGTCTAATCACAGCGCATGGCTTGTCGACAAAAAGATTGGAGAACCTGAAGAgtacaaaacataatttaagtttgtatttatttttatagctaTTAGGAGCTATTCAAGagataaaacatatttttgacaaCATTTCACAGATTTACAAAGACTTAAGGCTACCTGCTAGAAATTCCATTTCAAGCATTCCAAGTTCCAATAGAGAACACTTTTGCGCAGTTCaatgtgtgatttctttttcagtttatctATAACAATGTATACAatgcatgtttatgtatttacatCTCTGCTGAAATGTAGCTTAATTGTAGCTTAATCAATTTAgccagcaacaacaacaacaaaaatcagtaTTCCTTGTGAGCTGATTAAAGTCAATACCCAGTTAAGTTAGATAGTGCACAGGGAGGTGGTTATGGCTGGAAAATAGCCCTTTTCATAGTTCCTCCCACACCCATACCTTATGTTACAGTAGACATATGGTCTAAGGTCTAACTATTACAGTATACGTaaaggaggagtggaggaaCAAGTGAATATGGGGGAGGAAAGGACACCAGTCATTTGTCTACTTTCGATTTAAATACCAACCTAGATGCCCTACAACCCTGAGAAGAAGTTCATTATTTCCCCAGAATCCAGTTGTGATTACTGGCCTTTTCCTCTTCACCAACACCTGACAGGAAACTTTATGATCTTAGAGTGGTGACACTGGCTTGGTTTGATGAGTTTTAAGGCTGATGGGTATTCCTTCTTAGAGGTTCTTCACATACTCCATCACCTCAGGGTGGGGTGGATGTGAACCATGtagtgaaagatgaaaaaaagcGACGGaaagcaacagcaacacagagGCAAATCAGAGCATGGGAGGACTTTGCTACTCGACTTTTATGCAAAAGGGCATGTAACAAGTAGGGATGTGATAACCATCATTCTGCATCTCAAGTGatcaaaacacagaaagaagtgTCGTGCAGGGTTGGGAAAACAATCATTTTCAAAAGCTTCTTgaacgctcacacacacaaaaatgtcttcCCATGTCCTTTCTCAGGCAAGAGTTGCTAAAGGTGAATTAAGCATCCAAAAATAAATGTCTCTAGGTCACCTAACTGCTTTTAATCCCACTCTCTGTGAAGCATTAAGTGTATTTGAATTTTACAGTACCTCTTGAGCAAAGACGACTGGGCAGAGTTTCTCTCCAAACACCTCTTTTAACATGGCCACCAGTTTTTCATGGTGCAGGTTCTGCACGCCGTAGAAATGGTTGAAATCGAGGAACACGACCTCTCTGGCATGAGCcgacaggaagctgctgatCTGCTCTAGACCTTCTCTCAcctacaaaacacaaataataacaatgctcatattaataatttctttaaaGGTTCTACATATGAGATTTTGAAGATTCATATAGCAGCAAACATAGTGGAGTAATGGCATCCTGAACAGAGAATCATAATCTCTTTGTCTGTTGTAATCTGAGCATCCCTGTTGAATGTTGTATATAGCATAACCTGTAACAACACAGTCATACACAAACATGTGTGATGTACttaaaatcactgaaacacCTTGTATGACACTCACACATAAATATGCTgccacacacatccacagaaatgcacacacatcacacatcacttAGATACCACAAGTGTTGCAAAATATTCATCATatcaaaaaacaccaaaattcTTTGCAGACCGTGGCACTGAAGAGCCCGTGGGCGAAGAACAGCTCGTTGTCGGGGTCACGGGGCTTGGTGGAGATGCGCAGGTCAAAGAAGCGAATACCAGCCTCCAGCTGGCTGGTGAAGTTCATAGTTTGTGTAGCTAACCACTTCCTCATTAGCTTCTTAGCCACCGtgccaaaaacagaaacaaagttCTGCACTGTCTCCGGTTGCTCGGGGCCCACTGGAGACGCCTCGTCGATGTAGAAGCTAAAGGAATCATGAGAACCTGGAGAAGACACAAACGTGAGTGTGAATGCAGGTATTGATTGAGGCCTGTTTTATTTCTCCAGAAGGACACAGCTGTAAGAGAGGGGTCAGTACATGGCaacaacactgactgtgtgaATACCAGCCTCTGTGGTCGTACGTCATGAACTCTTGACAGCTTGAAAAGAAGCTGtgtctgtgctcacacacactgatgtttttcaCCCATCACAGTTCTCAGGCAAACCCGAGCTTCTACAGAACAGCAGTGCTGAGCTTATTGTGGTATATTTTTCTTATATAGCTTCCagtgtatattttttaagtgaATCCTCAAATGAAATTGTCTGTTGAGGGTTTCTACCTCTTCTGTACACCCTTTATTATTCTTTACCTTTGGATTCTGTATGGTCCACTGTGCACTATGTGAGCTCAGTGGTCTTATGTGTATATTTCTATTTGAGATTGAGCCATCTCTGACATTAGAAGAAGAATAACCTGATATGTCAGGAGTTAAGCACAAATATCTGTCTTTTGCTTTTGGTCCAGCTTACTCAACGTGCAGATAGTGTGTATTTGAGGAGTGGCAGATTAATTGGTTAACAAACAGTATGCTCCTAACTAAGACTTTGGTTAAACCCGGTGCTGGTCTGATTATACTTTCAAAATCCCTGGAGATGTTCTAAACCCCTCAGAAaggttcatttctgttcatCACAGCTCTCTTACACTTGCATATGTATAGTGTCATTCCTTGTAAATTATAGGATCCTTCACTCGGTTTTATTGTATTCATAATGCAATTGATATATTTGATCATAGTCCTTTTACAGGGATCTTAACAAAACATAACCACTTCAACTCCTAT harbors:
- the plcxd3 gene encoding PI-PLC X domain-containing protein 3, translating into MASSHGRSDLRFADWMASLPQSMHTIPLTNLAIPGSHDSFSFYIDEASPVGPEQPETVQNFVSVFGTVAKKLMRKWLATQTMNFTSQLEAGIRFFDLRISTKPRDPDNELFFAHGLFSATVREGLEQISSFLSAHAREVVFLDFNHFYGVQNLHHEKLVAMLKEVFGEKLCPVVFAQEVTLQYLWEKEYQVLVFYHHPMALEVPFLWPGQMMPSPWANTTDPEKLIQFLQASVTDRRRKGTFFVSQVVLTPKASTVMKGVASGLRETITERALPGMMQWIRSQRPGESGINIITADFVELGEFISAVITLNYHLDDDEDDAT